A genomic stretch from Deinococcus humi includes:
- a CDS encoding SAM-dependent methyltransferase: MTASPRSDQCPIPSRPTSPALLVAAGIGAGLLVRNATKPPPTPEQKRETALKIMEVMLPEKRAFDVRLWDGTVLSAPRQPARATLVLNSDYALDRMLRFPLDIHMGEAYLRGDYDIEGDVGSVTSLGDDLELTPTTLLRLLALLPALRRTREGSPDPLAITAKLEGPSHSRGRDQQAVQYHYDVSNDFYKLWLDRRMVYSCAYFPIGTETLDEAQAAKLEHICRKLRLKPGERLLDIGCGWGGMAIYAAQHYGVRVLGVTLSEAQLREGQARVRAAGLDDLVKLELRDYRDVLRDGEQFDKISSIGMAEHVGSRNLPAYFATAFAALKPGGLMMNHAIASPPSPPRLPQWVEGGNFAGKYVFPDGELQPIYETLQRASEAGFEVRDVENLREHYALTLRHWADNLEAHGNEARAALGEQRFRLWRLYLNACVPAFERGNLLIFQSLLARPDADRRAHVPLSRADLYT, from the coding sequence ATGACCGCCTCACCGCGTTCGGATCAATGTCCGATCCCTTCCCGTCCGACCTCCCCCGCCCTGCTGGTCGCCGCAGGCATCGGTGCTGGCTTGCTGGTCCGGAACGCCACCAAGCCGCCGCCCACCCCGGAGCAGAAGCGAGAGACGGCCCTGAAGATCATGGAGGTGATGCTGCCCGAGAAGCGTGCCTTCGATGTGCGGCTGTGGGACGGCACGGTGCTGAGCGCTCCCAGGCAACCCGCCCGCGCCACCCTGGTGCTGAACAGTGACTACGCCCTGGACCGGATGTTGCGCTTTCCGCTGGACATTCATATGGGTGAAGCGTACCTGCGCGGCGACTACGACATCGAGGGTGATGTGGGCAGCGTGACCAGTCTCGGCGACGATCTGGAACTGACGCCCACCACGCTGCTTCGCCTGCTGGCGCTGTTACCCGCCCTGCGCCGTACCCGCGAGGGATCCCCTGATCCGCTGGCGATCACGGCCAAACTGGAAGGGCCGTCCCACAGTCGGGGGCGCGATCAGCAGGCCGTCCAGTACCATTACGACGTCTCCAACGATTTTTACAAGCTGTGGCTGGATCGCCGCATGGTCTATTCCTGCGCGTATTTTCCCATCGGCACCGAGACGCTGGACGAGGCGCAGGCCGCCAAGCTGGAGCACATCTGTCGCAAGCTGCGCCTGAAGCCGGGCGAGCGGCTGCTGGATATCGGCTGCGGCTGGGGCGGCATGGCGATCTACGCCGCGCAGCATTACGGCGTGCGGGTGCTGGGCGTGACGCTGTCCGAGGCCCAGCTCCGGGAGGGACAGGCGCGCGTGAGGGCGGCGGGGCTGGACGACTTGGTGAAACTGGAACTGCGTGACTACCGCGATGTGCTCAGAGACGGGGAACAGTTTGACAAGATCAGCAGCATCGGCATGGCCGAGCATGTGGGCAGCAGAAATCTCCCAGCGTACTTCGCCACCGCGTTCGCGGCCCTCAAGCCCGGCGGGCTGATGATGAACCATGCGATTGCCAGCCCCCCCAGTCCGCCCCGGCTGCCGCAGTGGGTAGAGGGCGGCAACTTCGCGGGCAAGTACGTCTTTCCCGACGGTGAACTGCAGCCGATTTACGAGACCCTGCAGCGCGCCTCCGAGGCCGGGTTCGAGGTGCGCGATGTGGAGAACCTGCGCGAACACTACGCCCTGACCCTGCGCCACTGGGCCGACAATCTGGAAGCGCACGGGAACGAGGCCCGCGCCGCGCTGGGCGAGCAGCGCTTCCGGTTGTGGCGTCTGTACCTGAATGCCTGTGTCCCGGCTTTCGAGCGCGGCAACCTCCTGATCTTCCAGAGCCTGCTTGCCAGACCGGACGCGGACCGCAGGGCGCATGTGCCCCTCAGCCGGGCAGACCTGTATACCTAG
- a CDS encoding YwbE family protein, with protein MPPRSAVRLGLTVDIVQKHHQGSGQLTRGVVAGLLTGSATHPHGIKVRLTTGEVGRVQAVVTTDAGG; from the coding sequence GTGCCGCCCCGCTCGGCAGTTCGCCTTGGCCTGACGGTGGACATCGTGCAGAAGCACCACCAGGGCAGCGGTCAGCTCACGCGCGGCGTGGTGGCGGGGTTACTGACGGGTTCCGCCACACACCCGCACGGCATCAAGGTCCGCCTGACCACCGGCGAGGTGGGGCGCGTTCAGGCAGTGGTCACCACGGATGCCGGGGGCTGA
- a CDS encoding O-antigen ligase family protein, which yields MTATDPSRQLPASVAAPPLWLRVWLALLAPLYFLAPVAVFALPALRRLPGAAWWVLGFYALSQQLPALLTPEPLINSGLALARTLLIFGFIAVGASLSSARQLAPLGVGLAVVYITALGLTVESGLNPLSQRLGHPYMTPITLGLAGAAGIWLALFAGGRLWWRVPLGTVALGILLLSGSRGPLAAALIGAALGFAVRQSRRVALGILTGAALLAGGFYLGQRLDLPAISRLSNGDTSGRDLVWNNALSVIRSAPVSGVGSYRLGARLSPPGEGCTLWPAPDGSVTPCPAWIDRLGQPWLIAHNVTLQELAESGPLGLLGLFVLLGTAAAAAWRQHDPLGLAILSGLLIATANDNTLIVPGPFVGELFWVTVGTVLARMPQRSPAVGWAGGVTAAGLLAALSFPLLVGALRPAPPIQASLDALIAPRKVTDTQNYQAFVRLNLPPGPYRVSLRACQRSCSTITTLPVTAPASGPTPLLKLGGNLYDVREQRVELLLYPAKGSVRPQPLAQTSWTVTRAPKQASP from the coding sequence ATGACCGCGACTGACCCCTCACGCCAGCTCCCAGCGTCTGTTGCCGCGCCCCCGCTGTGGCTGCGCGTGTGGTTGGCCCTGCTGGCCCCCCTGTACTTTCTGGCCCCGGTGGCGGTCTTCGCGCTCCCAGCACTGCGGCGTCTGCCGGGGGCAGCGTGGTGGGTGCTGGGTTTTTACGCTCTGAGTCAGCAACTTCCAGCGTTGCTGACCCCCGAGCCGCTGATCAATTCCGGGTTGGCGCTGGCGCGCACGCTGCTCATTTTTGGCTTTATCGCAGTAGGAGCGTCCCTGAGCAGTGCCCGGCAACTGGCCCCGTTGGGGGTCGGTCTGGCGGTGGTGTACATCACGGCGCTGGGTCTGACCGTCGAGAGCGGCCTCAACCCTCTCAGCCAGCGTCTGGGCCATCCCTACATGACGCCCATCACGCTGGGACTGGCCGGAGCAGCGGGAATCTGGCTGGCCCTTTTCGCAGGGGGCCGCCTGTGGTGGCGCGTACCGCTGGGCACGGTGGCGCTGGGCATTTTGCTACTGTCCGGCAGCCGGGGACCGCTGGCTGCCGCTCTGATAGGCGCTGCATTGGGTTTTGCCGTTCGCCAGAGCCGGCGGGTGGCGCTGGGCATTCTGACCGGGGCGGCGCTGCTGGCCGGGGGCTTTTACCTGGGACAGCGCCTGGACCTGCCCGCCATCAGTCGCCTGAGCAATGGCGACACTTCCGGACGTGATCTGGTCTGGAACAACGCCCTGTCGGTGATCCGCAGCGCGCCCGTCAGCGGGGTGGGCAGCTACCGCCTGGGCGCGCGGCTGTCTCCGCCCGGTGAGGGCTGCACGCTGTGGCCAGCCCCTGACGGCAGCGTGACCCCCTGTCCGGCGTGGATAGACCGCCTGGGCCAGCCGTGGCTGATCGCCCACAACGTCACGCTGCAGGAGCTGGCCGAGAGCGGGCCGCTGGGGCTGCTGGGGCTGTTCGTGCTGCTGGGGACGGCGGCGGCGGCGGCCTGGCGGCAGCACGATCCACTGGGCCTCGCCATCCTCTCGGGGCTACTGATCGCCACCGCCAATGACAACACCCTGATCGTTCCTGGCCCCTTCGTGGGCGAGCTGTTCTGGGTCACGGTGGGCACCGTGCTGGCACGCATGCCCCAGCGTTCCCCCGCCGTGGGCTGGGCCGGGGGCGTCACAGCGGCGGGGCTGCTGGCCGCACTCTCGTTTCCGCTGCTGGTGGGCGCCCTGCGCCCCGCCCCCCCCATCCAGGCCTCGCTGGACGCGCTGATCGCCCCCCGCAAGGTCACGGACACCCAGAACTATCAGGCGTTCGTGCGCCTGAATCTGCCGCCCGGCCCCTACCGCGTGTCCCTGCGGGCCTGTCAACGCAGCTGTTCCACCATCACCACGCTGCCCGTCACCGCGCCGGCCAGCGGTCCCACACCGCTGCTCAAGCTCGGCGGCAACCTGTACGACGTCAGGGAGCAGCGCGTGGAACTCCTGCTCTATCCCGCAAAGGGCTCGGTGCGGCCTCAGCCGCTGGCGCAGACCTCGTGGACAGTGACGCGAGCACCCAAACAGGCTTCACCCTAG
- the aceE gene encoding pyruvate dehydrogenase (acetyl-transferring), homodimeric type: protein MTKQPPNRPPRAGLPPQERDSLNSVETQEWLDSLAYVLADAGDHRAAELLTELDHYAYFQGAPIEFKQNTPYINTIDVEAQPEYPGNEELERKFRNAIRWNSVVMVLRANKASDGIGGHLATYASAAELLEVGFNHFFRGPEAGQDRDLVFYQGHASPGVYARSFLEGRWDEGRMNRFRRELSPDGPGLSSYPHPWLMPDYWEFPTVSMGLGPIQAIYQARYIKYLENRGLKPKGDARVWAFLGDGEMDEPQSIGAIRFAAYENLDNLIFVLNANLQRLDGPVRANSKVIQEFEALFRGAGWNVIKVIWDSKWDELLEKDYNGDIVKRFELLVDGESQRYAAFGGKELREKFFNTPELKRLIEGWSDADLELLNRGGHDVHKIYAAYKAATEHKGSPTIIIPRTVKGYGLGESAQARNVAHNVKKLDVDSLKALRTLLELPLSDEQVEHMEYYNPGPDSPEVKYALERRAALGGLTPSRHVEYPHPTVPTGEFYEEFAGGSKGRAVSTTMAAVSILSKLLRDKEIGKYIVPIVPDEARTFGMDALVPRIGIYSPRGQTYTPVDSGSLMVYKESIDGQMLEEGLTEDGAMSSWIAAATSYANHGVPTIPFYVFYSMFGMQRIGDLVWAAADQMARGFLLGATAGRTTLNGEGLQHQDGNSHLQGYVVPNLKTYDPAFAYELAVIIEAGIQRMYVDGINEFYYITVDNENEVQPAMPDDGRSHQEIHDGIIKGLYVFQRSPNKKAKLRAQILASGPAMDAAQKAVEMLEGYGVAADLWSVTSYKELHQDALLTQRHNMLHPTEEPRISYLAQQLSAENAPGVLISVSDYVKLGADGLNGHLDRKLWTLGTDGFGRSEGRAELRDFFEVDARHVVLATLYALQRDGKVKGDVVAKAIADLGIDPERDAPVLR, encoded by the coding sequence ATGACAAAACAGCCGCCCAACCGCCCGCCGCGTGCGGGGCTTCCGCCGCAGGAACGCGACTCGCTGAACAGTGTGGAAACGCAGGAATGGCTGGACTCTCTGGCTTACGTGCTGGCCGACGCGGGGGACCACCGCGCAGCGGAACTGCTGACTGAGCTTGATCATTACGCCTATTTCCAGGGTGCACCCATCGAGTTCAAGCAGAACACCCCGTACATCAATACCATCGACGTCGAGGCCCAGCCCGAATATCCCGGCAACGAGGAACTGGAACGCAAATTCCGCAACGCGATCCGCTGGAACTCGGTGGTCATGGTGCTGCGCGCCAACAAGGCCAGCGACGGCATCGGCGGTCACCTCGCCACCTACGCCAGCGCCGCCGAGTTGCTGGAAGTGGGTTTCAACCACTTCTTCCGCGGGCCGGAAGCCGGACAGGACCGCGATCTGGTGTTCTACCAGGGCCACGCTTCTCCCGGTGTGTACGCCCGCAGCTTCCTGGAAGGCCGCTGGGACGAGGGCCGCATGAACCGCTTCCGGCGCGAGCTGTCGCCGGACGGCCCCGGCCTGTCCAGCTACCCCCACCCCTGGCTGATGCCCGACTACTGGGAATTTCCCACCGTCAGCATGGGTTTGGGGCCGATTCAGGCGATCTACCAGGCGCGCTACATTAAGTACCTGGAAAACCGGGGCCTCAAGCCCAAAGGGGACGCCCGCGTGTGGGCCTTCCTGGGCGACGGCGAGATGGACGAGCCGCAGAGCATCGGCGCGATCCGCTTTGCCGCCTACGAGAACCTGGACAACCTGATCTTCGTTCTGAACGCCAACCTCCAGCGTCTGGACGGCCCGGTACGCGCCAACTCCAAGGTCATTCAGGAGTTCGAGGCACTGTTCCGGGGCGCGGGCTGGAACGTGATCAAGGTGATCTGGGACAGCAAGTGGGACGAGCTGCTGGAAAAGGACTACAACGGCGACATCGTCAAGCGCTTTGAATTGCTGGTGGACGGCGAATCGCAGCGTTATGCGGCCTTCGGCGGCAAGGAATTGCGCGAGAAGTTCTTCAACACCCCCGAACTCAAGCGCCTGATCGAGGGCTGGTCCGACGCCGATCTGGAGCTGCTCAACCGTGGCGGCCACGACGTGCACAAGATCTACGCCGCCTACAAGGCCGCCACCGAACACAAGGGCAGCCCCACCATCATCATCCCGCGCACCGTCAAGGGTTACGGCCTGGGCGAGAGCGCGCAGGCCCGCAACGTGGCCCACAACGTCAAGAAGCTGGACGTAGACAGCCTCAAGGCCCTGCGTACCCTGCTGGAGCTGCCCCTCAGCGACGAGCAGGTGGAGCACATGGAGTACTACAACCCCGGCCCTGACAGCCCGGAAGTGAAGTACGCCCTGGAACGCCGCGCCGCGCTGGGCGGCCTGACTCCCTCGCGCCACGTCGAGTACCCGCACCCCACTGTGCCCACGGGCGAGTTCTACGAGGAATTCGCGGGGGGCAGCAAGGGCCGCGCCGTGTCCACGACGATGGCCGCCGTGTCGATCCTCAGCAAGCTGCTGCGCGACAAGGAGATCGGCAAGTACATTGTTCCCATCGTCCCTGACGAGGCCCGCACCTTCGGGATGGACGCCCTGGTGCCGCGCATCGGCATCTACAGCCCGCGCGGGCAGACCTACACGCCCGTCGACAGCGGCTCGCTGATGGTTTACAAGGAAAGCATCGACGGCCAGATGCTGGAAGAGGGGCTGACCGAGGACGGCGCGATGTCTTCGTGGATCGCCGCCGCCACCAGCTACGCCAACCACGGCGTGCCCACCATTCCCTTCTACGTCTTCTATTCCATGTTCGGCATGCAGCGCATCGGCGATCTGGTGTGGGCGGCGGCGGACCAGATGGCCCGCGGCTTCCTGCTGGGCGCAACCGCCGGGCGCACCACCCTGAACGGTGAGGGCCTGCAGCACCAGGACGGCAACAGCCACCTGCAGGGCTACGTGGTGCCGAACCTCAAAACGTATGACCCGGCCTTCGCCTACGAGCTGGCGGTGATCATCGAGGCGGGCATCCAGCGCATGTACGTGGACGGCATCAACGAGTTCTACTACATCACGGTGGACAACGAGAACGAGGTCCAGCCCGCCATGCCCGACGACGGGCGCAGCCACCAGGAAATCCACGACGGCATCATCAAGGGCCTGTATGTCTTCCAGCGCAGCCCCAACAAGAAGGCCAAGCTGCGCGCCCAGATTCTGGCCAGCGGCCCCGCGATGGACGCTGCGCAGAAGGCGGTGGAGATGCTGGAGGGCTACGGCGTGGCGGCGGACCTGTGGAGCGTGACCAGCTACAAAGAACTCCATCAGGACGCCTTGCTGACCCAGCGCCACAACATGCTCCACCCCACCGAGGAACCCAGGATCAGCTACCTGGCCCAGCAACTGAGCGCGGAGAACGCCCCCGGCGTCCTGATCAGCGTCAGCGATTACGTCAAGCTGGGCGCGGACGGCCTGAACGGCCACCTGGACCGCAAGCTGTGGACGTTGGGCACCGATGGCTTTGGCCGCAGCGAGGGTCGCGCCGAACTGCGTGACTTCTTTGAAGTGGATGCCAGGCATGTCGTCCTGGCCACCCTGTACGCGCTGCAACGCGACGGCAAGGTCAAGGGCGACGTGGTGGCGAAGGCGATTGCCGATCTGGGCATCGATCCCGAACGCGACGCGCCCGTCCTGCGCTAG
- a CDS encoding addiction module toxin RelE, whose translation MPDAWSKKDERQYQHVKDSELQRGVDEDRAEEIAGRTVNKHRREEGRTPNKRTQGTGNPNAALSNLTRDELYNRAKEKDIRGRSKMSKDELIDALK comes from the coding sequence ATGCCAGATGCCTGGAGCAAGAAGGACGAACGCCAGTACCAGCACGTCAAGGACAGCGAGCTGCAACGCGGGGTGGACGAGGACCGTGCCGAGGAGATTGCGGGCCGCACGGTCAACAAGCACCGCCGTGAGGAAGGGCGCACCCCCAACAAGCGCACCCAGGGCACCGGCAACCCCAATGCCGCCCTGTCCAATCTGACCCGCGACGAGCTGTACAACCGCGCCAAGGAAAAGGACATCAGGGGCCGCAGCAAGATGAGCAAGGACGAGCTGATTGACGCTCTGAAATAG
- a CDS encoding 2-oxo acid dehydrogenase subunit E2 yields the protein MATELKLPDVGDNIEKGTVVTVLVGAGDTIQEGDPIIEIETDKAVIEVPASAGGTVEAVSVNVGDTVSVGGTILTLSGGDSAPAAAAPAQVSAPAENVASEQEKEAATSAAPISAPASSGGSSTVALPDVGDNIEKGTVVTVLVNVGDTVREGDPVIEIETDKAVIEVPSSAGGTVESIGVAVGDTVNVGGTILTLSGGGSSGGAADASSQLPATQGGGDQTATVESSTTATDAETANRVAQAQQESQKAQAAPKGGQGAGGQAPAPATSGNHDKTPAAAGATTQAPGAQRPYNTQTYDGRTVVPAAPSVRRLAREIGVDIHDVHGSGIAGRISEEDVRRSAGTPSVQPAALTPSAGAAPAPAAAQVQAAPLPNFEKWGTVRREDMSGIRKATVRSMTASWTTIPMVTHFDKADVTAMEETRKRFGARVEKAGGKLTMTHILMKVVANALRQFPKFGASLDLEAQQVVFKDFVNIGVAVDTPVGLLVPVVKDADRKSITELVLELSELAGRARERKLKPDEMSGATFTISNLGGIGGHAFTPIVNSPEVAILGVSRGGMEPVWNKEKGEFEPRNMLPLSLTYDHRLIDGADAARFVRFVAEALEDPFLISL from the coding sequence ATGGCGACAGAACTGAAACTCCCCGATGTCGGGGACAACATCGAGAAGGGCACCGTCGTAACTGTGCTGGTGGGGGCGGGCGACACCATTCAAGAGGGCGATCCGATTATCGAGATCGAGACTGACAAGGCCGTCATCGAGGTTCCGGCCTCGGCGGGCGGCACCGTGGAGGCCGTCTCGGTCAATGTGGGCGACACCGTGAGCGTTGGCGGCACCATCCTGACTCTGAGTGGCGGTGATTCGGCCCCGGCGGCAGCGGCTCCCGCGCAGGTCTCCGCCCCTGCGGAGAACGTAGCGTCCGAGCAGGAGAAGGAGGCGGCAACCTCAGCCGCGCCCATCTCGGCGCCGGCCAGCTCGGGCGGCAGCTCCACTGTTGCGCTGCCCGATGTGGGCGACAACATCGAAAAAGGCACTGTCGTGACCGTCCTCGTCAATGTCGGCGACACGGTGAGAGAGGGCGATCCGGTTATTGAGATCGAGACCGACAAGGCCGTCATTGAGGTTCCCTCCAGCGCGGGCGGCACCGTGGAAAGCATCGGCGTGGCCGTGGGCGATACCGTGAACGTGGGCGGCACGATCCTTACCCTGTCGGGCGGCGGCAGCAGCGGCGGTGCAGCAGATGCCTCTTCCCAGCTTCCCGCAACCCAGGGCGGCGGGGATCAGACAGCCACCGTGGAATCCAGCACCACCGCCACTGACGCAGAGACGGCCAACCGTGTGGCGCAGGCCCAGCAGGAATCGCAGAAGGCCCAGGCCGCGCCGAAGGGTGGGCAGGGGGCAGGAGGGCAGGCCCCGGCTCCGGCCACTTCCGGCAACCACGACAAGACCCCCGCCGCCGCAGGGGCCACCACCCAGGCCCCCGGCGCGCAGCGGCCCTACAACACCCAGACCTACGACGGGCGCACAGTGGTTCCCGCCGCACCCAGCGTGCGCCGACTGGCCCGTGAGATCGGCGTGGACATCCACGATGTGCACGGCAGCGGCATCGCGGGACGTATCAGCGAGGAGGATGTGCGCCGCAGTGCCGGAACCCCGAGTGTGCAGCCTGCCGCCCTTACTCCTAGTGCTGGCGCTGCGCCCGCCCCTGCTGCCGCGCAGGTTCAGGCCGCGCCTCTGCCCAATTTCGAGAAGTGGGGCACGGTCAGGCGCGAGGACATGTCCGGCATCCGCAAGGCCACCGTGCGCTCCATGACGGCTTCGTGGACCACCATTCCAATGGTCACGCACTTCGACAAGGCCGACGTCACCGCCATGGAAGAAACCCGCAAACGCTTTGGCGCGCGCGTGGAGAAGGCCGGCGGCAAGTTGACCATGACCCACATCCTGATGAAGGTGGTGGCAAATGCGCTGCGCCAGTTCCCTAAATTCGGCGCGAGCCTGGATCTGGAAGCCCAGCAGGTGGTGTTCAAGGACTTCGTAAATATCGGCGTGGCGGTGGATACCCCGGTCGGCCTGCTGGTCCCGGTGGTCAAGGACGCCGACCGCAAGAGCATCACCGAGCTGGTGCTGGAACTGTCCGAGCTGGCAGGCCGGGCGCGCGAGCGCAAACTCAAGCCCGACGAGATGTCGGGAGCGACGTTCACGATTTCCAACCTGGGTGGGATCGGCGGCCACGCCTTCACGCCCATCGTCAACAGCCCCGAAGTTGCCATTCTGGGCGTCTCGCGCGGCGGCATGGAACCCGTGTGGAACAAGGAGAAGGGCGAGTTTGAGCCGCGCAACATGCTGCCCCTCTCGCTGACCTACGATCACCGCCTGATCGACGGCGCGGACGCGGCCCGCTTCGTGCGCTTCGTCGCCGAGGCGCTGGAGGATCCCTTCCTGATCAGTCTGTAA
- a CDS encoding haloacid dehalogenase type II: protein MTPTVFLDMNETLLDLSALDGLFVEAFGDSGARTQWFGLLLQLALTHTLLGEYRDFSALGGAALQALGEARGQEVSGQFQDELSAGIRMLPAHADTREGLDILRAGGARLICLTNNPQAVLNAQLENAGFADLVDGAVSVDPGQMLKPGRAAYEYGLSRTGAHAHESWLLAAHGWDIAGAKSAGLRTAFVERPGQAQNPLMPADIAGPLPAVARALIGRLGGQA from the coding sequence ATGACCCCCACCGTCTTTCTGGACATGAACGAGACCTTGCTCGATCTCTCGGCGCTGGACGGGCTGTTCGTGGAAGCATTCGGCGATTCGGGGGCCAGGACGCAGTGGTTTGGCCTGCTGCTGCAACTGGCCCTGACCCACACGCTGCTGGGCGAATACCGCGACTTCTCGGCGCTGGGCGGCGCAGCGCTGCAGGCACTGGGCGAGGCACGCGGGCAGGAAGTGAGCGGACAGTTTCAGGACGAGCTGTCGGCAGGCATTCGCATGCTCCCGGCCCACGCTGACACCCGCGAGGGCCTGGACATTCTGCGCGCAGGCGGGGCGCGGTTGATCTGCCTGACTAACAATCCCCAGGCCGTGCTGAACGCCCAGCTGGAAAACGCCGGTTTCGCCGATCTTGTGGACGGCGCGGTCTCGGTGGACCCGGGCCAGATGCTCAAGCCGGGGCGGGCGGCCTACGAGTACGGACTGTCGCGGACGGGCGCCCATGCCCACGAAAGCTGGCTGCTGGCGGCCCACGGCTGGGACATTGCGGGGGCCAAATCAGCGGGATTGCGGACGGCTTTCGTGGAACGTCCCGGTCAGGCCCAGAACCCGCTAATGCCTGCCGACATTGCCGGCCCGTTACCCGCTGTGGCCCGCGCGCTGATCGGGCGGCTGGGAGGACAGGCATGA
- a CDS encoding M48 family metallopeptidase — MVRSSAGVLGRMWQGMAQRESARLRDAFVERAVPAPSARAALGQALAVLVILVYAALSAVGLWWALVALGLWGEAHVFVRLLCALGGVGLLGFAWVARPRFPAPWGVEVTAEQAPQLHALVAQVAGALDVRAPVRIVLTPEVNAFMARTGWRGTPTLGLGLGLWFGMRPQERVAVIAHELAHLRSGDPTRSGVVAAALNVLDHAVSVLTPDAWMEYQAEHLQAVSNLMSRLMALVPLGVYSLMLNLVGAQQQAAEFRADLLAARVAGSQATAHALDRMYLADLLDSALHKQWQRPEAPHVFAELRRMWDAASPERWAKAREEGQARNVRLDASHPPTADRLQVIGAWPREAQIGLSDKSSGWLDVELGPFIPVLERAAIDDYRVRMGG, encoded by the coding sequence ATGGTGCGGTCTTCAGCGGGTGTGCTGGGCAGAATGTGGCAAGGGATGGCGCAGCGGGAATCGGCCCGGCTGCGTGACGCCTTCGTGGAGAGGGCGGTCCCCGCCCCATCGGCGCGAGCAGCACTGGGGCAGGCGCTGGCGGTGCTGGTGATCCTGGTCTATGCCGCGCTGAGCGCCGTGGGACTGTGGTGGGCGCTGGTGGCGCTGGGGCTGTGGGGAGAGGCGCACGTCTTTGTCCGGCTCCTGTGCGCACTGGGCGGCGTGGGGCTGCTGGGGTTTGCCTGGGTGGCCCGCCCCCGTTTTCCCGCTCCCTGGGGCGTGGAGGTCACGGCGGAGCAAGCGCCCCAACTGCACGCGCTGGTGGCCCAGGTGGCCGGGGCGCTGGACGTTCGTGCGCCTGTGCGGATCGTGCTGACGCCGGAGGTCAATGCGTTCATGGCCCGCACCGGATGGCGGGGAACCCCAACACTGGGGCTCGGCCTGGGGCTATGGTTTGGCATGCGCCCGCAGGAACGCGTGGCGGTCATCGCGCATGAGCTGGCGCACCTACGCAGTGGCGATCCCACGCGCTCGGGAGTGGTGGCGGCGGCCCTCAATGTGCTGGATCACGCCGTGTCTGTCCTGACACCGGACGCCTGGATGGAGTACCAGGCCGAGCATCTTCAGGCCGTGTCCAACCTCATGTCACGCCTGATGGCGCTGGTGCCGCTGGGCGTGTACTCGCTGATGCTGAACCTGGTGGGGGCGCAGCAACAGGCCGCCGAATTCCGGGCCGATCTGCTGGCCGCCCGCGTGGCCGGTTCGCAGGCCACCGCCCACGCGCTGGACCGCATGTACCTGGCAGACCTGCTGGACAGCGCCCTGCACAAGCAGTGGCAGCGCCCCGAAGCGCCCCATGTCTTCGCAGAGTTGCGCCGCATGTGGGACGCGGCCTCCCCGGAACGCTGGGCAAAAGCACGCGAGGAAGGCCAGGCGCGTAACGTTCGTCTGGACGCCTCGCACCCGCCCACCGCAGACCGCTTGCAGGTGATCGGGGCGTGGCCGCGTGAAGCGCAGATCGGGCTGTCGGACAAGTCCTCGGGGTGGCTGGATGTCGAGCTCGGGCCTTTTATTCCTGTGCTGGAACGCGCTGCCATTGACGACTACAGGGTGCGGATGGGCGGCTGA